From the bacterium genome, one window contains:
- a CDS encoding ABC transporter substrate-binding protein, protein MNLIFVALLFVVNLCPQRIISLGPVITEEIYLLEANDKLVGNTIYCKIPQDAQKKEKIGTIMEINIEKIVSLKPDVVLAIPLNNPKQLQKLKDMGINVINFSSPENFQQICEDFLKLGNIVGKEFESMETINQTAEKIDSICKKVENLSKPKVFIEVGANPLFTAPKHSFIHNLIELGGGINIGLGTKNGLYSREKVLKQNPDIIIIITMGVVGEEEKEVWQKYKTINAVKNNKIYVLDSYRYCSPTPVVFVEALEELVDIFHPEARPQRTEILNEETVCKLAADLANQECERIYGPRPFLPEHYKATFSDERWKWGQMDPAGIKGYSAEVSFKKDGTDKKVQVFFSTDRLNRTQRKGIKEKVVR, encoded by the coding sequence ATGAATTTAATATTTGTTGCTCTTTTATTTGTTGTAAACCTATGTCCCCAAAGAATAATATCGTTAGGTCCGGTTATTACGGAAGAAATTTATCTTCTTGAGGCAAACGATAAACTCGTTGGAAATACCATATATTGCAAAATTCCGCAGGATGCACAAAAAAAAGAAAAAATAGGAACAATAATGGAAATAAATATAGAAAAAATCGTATCCCTTAAGCCGGATGTAGTTTTAGCTATCCCATTGAATAATCCTAAACAATTGCAAAAACTTAAAGATATGGGAATAAATGTAATTAACTTCTCTTCTCCGGAAAACTTTCAACAAATATGCGAGGATTTCTTGAAATTAGGAAATATTGTAGGCAAAGAATTTGAATCAATGGAGACTATCAATCAGACAGCAGAAAAAATAGATTCTATTTGTAAAAAAGTTGAAAACTTGTCCAAACCTAAAGTTTTTATTGAAGTAGGAGCGAACCCCTTGTTTACGGCTCCCAAGCATTCTTTCATACATAATCTTATAGAACTTGGAGGTGGAATTAACATTGGTTTGGGCACAAAAAATGGCCTCTATAGCAGGGAGAAAGTTCTAAAACAAAACCCGGATATAATTATTATTATAACTATGGGAGTCGTCGGGGAAGAGGAAAAAGAGGTATGGCAAAAATACAAAACCATAAATGCAGTGAAAAATAATAAAATTTATGTGCTTGATTCATATAGGTATTGCAGTCCGACACCCGTAGTTTTTGTTGAAGCGCTGGAAGAGTTAGTTGATATTTTTCATCCTGAGGCTCGCCCACAGCGAACGGAAATCCTGAATGAAGAAACTGTTTGTAAATTAGCAGCAGACTTGGCAAATCAAGAGTGTGAAAGAATTTATGGTCCACGTCCGTTTTTGCCGGAACATTATAAAGCAACGTTTTCCGATGAAAGATGGAAATGGGGACAGATGGATCCTGCAGGAATTAAGGGCTATTCTGCGGAAGTGTCTTTTAAAAAAGACGGGACCGATAAAAAAGTTCAGGTCTTCTTTAGCACAGATAGACTTAACCGTACCCAAAGAAAGGGGATAAAGGAAAAAGTAGTTAGGTAG
- a CDS encoding iron ABC transporter permease encodes MLQSDNMKSKLFRWSILVIVLIIILLVVSLLSLCIGSTGISFDKIVPLVLGDKSSIEHSIVFDIRLPRIILGFAVGSALSVAGVILQGLFRNPLVEPYTLGISGGAALGICLNIVLGMYKIMGVLSLPFVGFAGALIVILFVYFLSIKKGVMKIQELLLTGVMISFITSSLIMLIMAVSRVENLQEIIFWIMGSLEEPNWILIKSVLLISVMGIVIASFFAIDLNALALGEESAVHLGVNVEKTKKILFVLASLLTGFSVSVTGIIGFVGLVIPHFVRMFVGGDHRILIIASAVVGGTFLILCDALARTIISPLELPVGVITGIIGGIIFIYFLSKKRISLGGK; translated from the coding sequence ATGTTACAATCAGATAATATGAAGAGCAAGCTATTTCGCTGGAGCATACTTGTAATAGTTTTAATAATAATCCTTTTAGTAGTTAGTCTGTTATCCCTCTGTATTGGTTCAACCGGTATATCATTTGACAAGATTGTGCCGTTGGTTTTAGGAGATAAAAGTTCCATAGAGCATAGCATTGTTTTTGACATACGACTACCGCGAATTATTTTGGGATTTGCAGTTGGCAGCGCATTATCGGTTGCAGGTGTTATCTTGCAGGGACTGTTTCGTAACCCACTCGTTGAGCCTTATACACTTGGTATTTCAGGGGGGGCTGCGCTGGGAATATGTCTGAATATTGTTCTGGGAATGTATAAAATAATGGGAGTTTTGTCTTTACCTTTTGTGGGATTTGCAGGAGCTCTTATCGTTATTTTATTTGTATATTTTCTCAGCATAAAAAAAGGAGTAATGAAAATCCAGGAACTTCTTTTGACCGGGGTAATGATAAGTTTTATTACGTCTTCCCTTATTATGCTTATTATGGCTGTTTCGCGAGTAGAGAATCTCCAGGAAATTATTTTCTGGATAATGGGGTCTCTTGAAGAACCCAACTGGATTCTTATAAAATCGGTATTGTTAATATCCGTTATGGGAATTGTAATCGCATCTTTTTTTGCAATAGACCTTAATGCTCTTGCTTTGGGAGAAGAATCCGCAGTGCATCTTGGCGTAAACGTGGAAAAAACGAAAAAGATACTTTTTGTTTTAGCTTCACTGCTTACGGGATTCAGCGTTTCGGTAACGGGAATAATTGGGTTCGTCGGGTTGGTTATTCCGCATTTTGTCCGTATGTTTGTCGGAGGAGACCACCGGATATTAATCATTGCGTCTGCAGTTGTCGGAGGAACGTTTCTTATATTGTGTGATGCTCTTGCAAGGACGATTATTTCTCCGTTAGAATTACCCGTAGGAGTTATTACGGGAATTATCGGCGGTATAATATTTATCTATTTTCTTAGTAAAAAACGTATTTCATTAGGTGGTAAATAA
- a CDS encoding ABC transporter ATP-binding protein, with amino-acid sequence MLEIKNLVSGYDSIPVIKDISVTISEGEICGIIGPNGSGKTTLIKVITKILPSWKGEILFENKDIHHIKINELAKKIAVVSHGQEYAFNMTVEDFVLLGRIPYRQKFQFWETKKDEQIITESMELTETVIFRNKFMNELSEGEKQLICIAQALTQEPKLLILDEPTAHLDINHQVKILNLIRMLNQRNRLTVIMVLHDLNLASEYCNKLVLLNKGCLYKTGLPEEVLTGQIIEEVYNTKVLVKENPISSKPYVFVVPTN; translated from the coding sequence ATGCTTGAAATAAAAAATCTTGTTTCAGGATATGATTCTATTCCCGTAATAAAAGATATTAGCGTAACAATAAGTGAGGGAGAAATTTGCGGGATAATCGGTCCTAATGGCTCGGGGAAAACAACTTTAATTAAAGTCATAACCAAAATCCTTCCCTCGTGGAAAGGAGAAATACTTTTTGAAAATAAAGATATACATCATATAAAAATTAATGAATTGGCAAAGAAAATAGCGGTAGTTTCGCACGGGCAGGAATATGCGTTTAATATGACGGTAGAGGATTTTGTGTTATTAGGCAGGATACCTTATCGTCAAAAATTTCAATTCTGGGAAACAAAAAAAGACGAACAAATAATCACGGAATCAATGGAATTAACGGAGACAGTTATTTTTAGAAATAAGTTTATGAACGAGTTAAGCGAGGGCGAAAAACAGCTTATATGCATTGCGCAGGCTTTAACTCAAGAGCCCAAATTGCTTATATTGGATGAGCCGACTGCTCACCTGGATATAAATCATCAGGTGAAAATTTTGAATTTAATAAGAATGTTAAATCAAAGAAATAGGCTCACCGTGATAATGGTTTTGCACGATTTAAATCTGGCAAGCGAGTACTGTAATAAATTAGTTCTTCTAAATAAGGGTTGTCTTTATAAAACAGGTTTGCCTGAAGAAGTATTAACGGGGCAGATTATAGAGGAAGTTTATAATACAAAAGTATTGGTTAAAGAAAATCCTATTTCTTCAAAGCCTTATGTTTTTGTAGTTCCAACTAACTAA
- a CDS encoding kelch repeat-containing protein, giving the protein MRINKYVLVAFLLSVTAVYGGRWSYTNDLIVGNSGFECAGFPDGRVMMMGGLNESGYYQTFSPATGKWIRTVLPVSSSHDLAILLYNGKMLYLSGPNFWFFQPDSNNWRSAGVSLPSWSSWNCYTMLKDGRVLILYNGQNCQLYNYSSNTVSATGATSVKHTTGVEVLLPNGKVLMSGGDAIGIKTCELYDPTLGLWSLTDPMKFNRTTHVGVLLPPPWDKVLMTGKREPSELYDLMSETWSSTDTMEEPDATIEALALLPNGKALVAGGSDLKTCRLFDPATEQWTTVDPMNIARDHFSLSILYTGKILAMGSQTSGYPPQCEIYDPSNGFWQTKFEALGTARQYATTTILPIKHTANCSTNVLITGGENTSSTALNSCELYNYKTEIIAATGSLNTARTHHTAVLLASTTGEVLTAGGKNTVALNSCEIFDQTTQVWNTTGAMTDARFDHSATLLADGRVLVTGGEGTSAYLNTCEIFNSGTWSSTTAMTTARARHNAIILLNGNILVIGGETSAGVVTNTCEIWNGTDWTTIPAASMTTGRSLHTATLLQSGKVLVVGGRGAGGSALNSCEIYDPDLNTWTAETNLNTARYGHNTILLYSGIVLVTGGTDGTNYFASSELWDPAAELDRATGKHGWKVSANLGTGRAYHSSILVPYLKPYVYTIGGSTGGSVLSSVEQYDIGLGYQSIWQSTITNYKSVTQISPTMNMSGTLLRGVSEADGGNYCHVASNDHPIISLVRAGGGNWQGNGGGEIMLMPHSVSWDSAHTNVVGLPTVSGYYRLWSIVNGIPCKWDWNCSAGKEETQNSNLKTQRLEIYPNPATTSVNFKLSVNNGELDISLRIYDLSGRLIKNLAISSNRKNSVTTSWNGIDNTGKRVKSGIYFYSIKCKDSEYRGKFTILK; this is encoded by the coding sequence ATGCGTATAAATAAATATGTGTTAGTTGCTTTTTTATTATCTGTAACTGCAGTCTACGGAGGCAGATGGAGCTACACAAATGACCTGATTGTTGGAAACTCAGGGTTCGAGTGTGCCGGATTTCCGGATGGAAGAGTAATGATGATGGGCGGATTAAACGAAAGCGGTTATTACCAAACCTTCAGTCCTGCAACAGGAAAATGGATACGGACGGTTCTCCCTGTAAGTTCCAGTCATGACCTGGCTATTTTGCTTTACAACGGCAAAATGTTGTATTTATCCGGACCGAATTTCTGGTTTTTCCAGCCGGACAGCAATAATTGGCGCAGCGCAGGCGTAAGTCTCCCAAGCTGGTCAAGTTGGAATTGCTATACAATGCTAAAAGATGGACGGGTGCTTATCCTTTATAATGGCCAGAACTGCCAACTCTATAATTATAGCTCTAATACGGTGAGCGCTACCGGCGCAACCAGTGTAAAACATACGACCGGAGTAGAGGTTCTGTTGCCAAACGGAAAGGTTCTTATGTCCGGCGGCGATGCCATAGGCATTAAAACGTGCGAACTATATGACCCGACATTGGGATTATGGAGTCTCACGGATCCTATGAAATTTAACAGGACAACACATGTGGGCGTTCTTCTTCCTCCCCCATGGGATAAAGTATTAATGACCGGGAAACGCGAGCCGAGCGAACTATACGATCTGATGTCAGAGACATGGAGCTCGACGGATACTATGGAAGAACCGGATGCAACTATAGAAGCGTTGGCATTATTACCCAACGGAAAAGCTTTGGTAGCAGGAGGATCCGACTTGAAAACCTGCCGACTCTTTGATCCGGCGACAGAACAATGGACTACAGTAGACCCTATGAACATCGCAAGAGACCATTTCTCGCTATCAATATTGTATACGGGAAAAATATTGGCAATGGGAAGTCAAACATCAGGCTACCCACCACAATGCGAAATATATGACCCATCTAATGGATTTTGGCAAACAAAATTTGAGGCGCTCGGCACGGCTCGTCAATATGCCACAACTACAATATTACCTATAAAACATACGGCTAACTGTTCGACAAATGTGCTTATAACCGGAGGCGAAAATACAAGCAGTACTGCACTCAATTCTTGTGAATTGTATAATTATAAAACGGAAATAATAGCAGCAACAGGCTCTCTCAATACTGCCAGAACTCATCACACTGCCGTTTTACTTGCATCAACAACGGGAGAAGTCCTTACCGCAGGAGGCAAAAATACGGTTGCTTTAAATTCCTGTGAAATATTTGACCAGACAACACAAGTATGGAATACAACAGGCGCAATGACAGATGCAAGATTTGACCACAGCGCAACGTTACTTGCAGACGGGAGAGTTTTGGTAACAGGAGGAGAAGGAACAAGCGCTTACCTGAATACCTGTGAAATATTTAACAGCGGGACATGGAGCTCAACAACGGCAATGACAACGGCAAGAGCAAGACACAACGCAATAATATTGTTAAATGGAAATATACTGGTAATTGGCGGAGAAACATCCGCAGGGGTAGTAACGAACACCTGCGAAATCTGGAATGGAACAGATTGGACAACAATCCCGGCAGCATCTATGACTACAGGAAGAAGTTTACATACGGCAACGCTTCTACAATCAGGCAAAGTATTGGTAGTCGGGGGAAGAGGAGCAGGCGGCTCCGCATTAAACAGTTGTGAAATATATGACCCGGATTTAAACACCTGGACTGCGGAAACCAACCTTAATACCGCAAGATACGGACATAACACGATTCTTCTTTATTCGGGTATTGTATTAGTTACCGGTGGAACGGACGGGACGAATTATTTTGCATCATCCGAATTATGGGACCCGGCAGCAGAGTTGGACAGGGCAACCGGGAAACACGGTTGGAAAGTTTCTGCCAATCTTGGAACGGGAAGAGCATATCACTCGTCAATTCTTGTACCTTATCTTAAACCTTACGTTTACACAATAGGCGGCTCTACGGGAGGCTCGGTGCTAAGTTCTGTTGAGCAATATGATATAGGACTTGGTTATCAGAGTATATGGCAATCAACAATAACAAACTACAAATCGGTTACACAAATATCGCCTACTATGAATATGTCGGGAACACTATTACGCGGAGTATCCGAAGCAGACGGTGGAAATTACTGTCACGTAGCTTCTAATGACCATCCTATTATATCGCTCGTGCGCGCAGGAGGAGGAAACTGGCAGGGGAACGGCGGAGGGGAAATAATGCTTATGCCGCACAGCGTATCATGGGACAGTGCACATACAAACGTCGTAGGATTACCAACGGTATCGGGATATTACAGGTTATGGTCAATAGTAAACGGGATTCCATGTAAGTGGGATTGGAACTGCAGCGCGGGAAAAGAAGAAACTCAAAACTCAAACCTCAAAACTCAAAGATTAGAAATATACCCTAATCCTGCTACTACAAGTGTTAATTTTAAGTTGTCGGTGAATAATGGAGAACTGGACATTAGCCTGCGAATATATGATTTAAGCGGAAGACTAATTAAGAATTTGGCAATTTCTTCCAACCGGAAAAATTCAGTCACTACATCTTGGAACGGAATAGATAATACCGGCAAAAGAGTAAAAAGCGGCATTTACTTTTACTCTATCAAATGTAAAGATTCAGAGTATAGAGGAAAATTTACAATCTTGAAATAG
- a CDS encoding FlgD immunoglobulin-like domain containing protein — MYLILSFFLTFTGLEKPCNVNTEKSVMAADTIGIDLNSCWSALAGIGWNINAGTFQWGNWDSIKTLLDESNMQFARIIGHMEFWYPDSNAFTPTSDVMNSIYKFLDYCEENNVTVMFHNWWTGGKYDNYTPWPNHYFWLARCCYLDPTNSLSKWNYNNGWTSSGPETDQPYDADKFAYSIYRIVDYMWNTKHYRCIKYLGLWNEPNGLWAYAPRDMDNSGSPDYSYPTGFYVLYNKMNWYLDYMGIKDSLLLVGNDVSYALTDAMDDIGTTLSAWEAGHRCDDYIQAVSFHSYGTVYGAGGPCNKVRNQIYNNNYDSKLEPIVMGEIGDDAGDHTTTQGKINNSFDCAKKIIAEAKQGAYAIAKWWYNGGDADGFSGTLGQGERPMVQNFYPTELMSASIPRMKNDRYVMGTYVSSSGGYLDAVDIRFWCSNLGRNADAIWVVNDNSVPRIVSFNVSNVPVSENKTFYKKYINMQDTLCPIISGRTIYVSTANHSFVDTLPAKSIVVYSEYDKLIGVKEDKNTQKIGQINILSNPNPFMETTEIEYMLPGNGNVDITIYNVGGEKVKTLVSENKAAGNYGVRWDGKSESGERVSSGVYFCRLKTDGNTTTKKLHLVK, encoded by the coding sequence ATGTATCTAATATTATCTTTTTTTCTAACGTTTACGGGTTTAGAGAAACCGTGTAATGTAAATACGGAAAAATCAGTAATGGCTGCGGATACTATAGGCATAGACTTGAATTCCTGCTGGTCTGCGCTTGCAGGTATCGGCTGGAATATAAATGCAGGGACTTTTCAATGGGGAAACTGGGATAGTATCAAGACACTTTTGGATGAATCAAATATGCAATTTGCAAGAATAATAGGGCATATGGAATTCTGGTATCCTGATTCTAACGCCTTTACGCCGACAAGCGATGTAATGAATTCCATATATAAATTTCTTGATTATTGTGAAGAAAATAACGTAACGGTTATGTTTCATAACTGGTGGACAGGCGGGAAGTACGATAACTATACTCCCTGGCCGAATCACTATTTCTGGCTTGCAAGGTGTTGTTATCTTGACCCTACAAACTCGTTAAGTAAATGGAATTATAATAACGGGTGGACAAGTTCAGGTCCCGAAACCGACCAGCCTTATGATGCGGATAAGTTTGCATATTCAATATACAGGATAGTAGATTATATGTGGAATACAAAACATTACAGGTGTATAAAATATCTTGGACTCTGGAACGAACCAAACGGTTTATGGGCATATGCCCCGAGAGATATGGATAATAGCGGCTCTCCCGATTACAGTTACCCGACGGGATTTTATGTTTTGTATAACAAGATGAACTGGTATCTTGATTATATGGGAATAAAAGACAGCTTATTGCTGGTAGGAAATGATGTTTCGTACGCTCTTACGGATGCGATGGACGATATAGGAACAACACTTTCCGCGTGGGAAGCCGGACATAGATGTGATGATTATATACAGGCGGTCAGTTTTCACTCTTATGGAACGGTTTATGGCGCAGGCGGACCTTGTAACAAAGTAAGGAACCAGATATATAACAATAATTATGACAGCAAACTTGAACCCATAGTAATGGGGGAAATTGGAGATGACGCCGGAGACCATACTACTACGCAAGGCAAGATAAACAACTCATTTGACTGCGCAAAAAAAATAATAGCAGAAGCGAAACAGGGGGCATATGCTATCGCAAAGTGGTGGTATAACGGTGGTGACGCGGACGGTTTTTCCGGGACTCTCGGGCAAGGTGAAAGGCCGATGGTTCAGAATTTTTATCCTACCGAACTTATGAGTGCATCTATTCCGAGGATGAAAAATGACCGGTATGTAATGGGGACGTATGTGTCGTCATCGGGAGGATACCTGGATGCGGTGGATATAAGATTCTGGTGTTCAAACTTAGGAAGAAATGCCGACGCTATATGGGTGGTAAATGACAATTCAGTGCCAAGAATAGTAAGTTTTAATGTTTCGAATGTCCCTGTATCGGAGAATAAAACGTTCTACAAAAAGTATATAAATATGCAGGATACGTTGTGTCCTATAATTTCAGGAAGGACTATATATGTTAGTACGGCGAATCATTCGTTTGTAGATACGTTGCCTGCAAAAAGCATAGTAGTGTATAGTGAGTACGATAAGTTAATCGGGGTAAAGGAAGATAAAAATACCCAAAAAATCGGGCAGATAAACATTTTAAGCAATCCAAATCCATTTATGGAAACAACGGAAATAGAGTATATGCTTCCCGGTAACGGCAATGTAGATATTACTATTTATAATGTTGGCGGGGAAAAGGTAAAGACTCTTGTAAGCGAAAATAAAGCAGCCGGTAATTATGGTGTAAGGTGGGACGGTAAATCCGAATCCGGGGAACGAGTTTCTTCGGGTGTTTATTTTTGCAGGTTAAAAACGGACGGCAATACGACAACTAAAAAACTTCATCTTGTGAAGTAG
- a CDS encoding FlgD immunoglobulin-like domain containing protein, giving the protein MKKVAFVLGLVAPMLVFAQIQISSSEIPSAVGTKWCMDYNSSVTVDVGTAGASKIWDFTSQAVGNDSGLNTITAKNNAPFKDSLSAANYILITKNYQAGDSNCTYSRLVQDSFNLMGETIDTLGSGLQLIRLVPPIYTKLPIVYGNQWTANSSGQFKVIMGGFPVTIAVNMKTHCLIDGYGQVKIPYGNFDCLRLLEYDTLIFSAMGMMDTMATIAYKFWAENYGIVTTITSADGETNPNFTTGNLQRMMNSNIGIEEKTIPEQRVVGIYPNPFYNNVSIKYSLSNSGNVNLKIYDITGNLVRTLVDNSQSAGNYNMLWDGKNTNGTKVPAGIYFYELKTPTDKAMNKIILLK; this is encoded by the coding sequence ATGAAAAAAGTAGCTTTTGTTTTAGGTTTAGTAGCTCCGATGTTAGTATTCGCCCAGATACAAATAAGTTCATCGGAAATTCCCAGCGCCGTAGGAACAAAATGGTGTATGGATTACAATAGTTCCGTTACCGTTGATGTCGGAACAGCAGGTGCATCGAAGATATGGGATTTTACTTCTCAAGCAGTAGGAAACGATAGTGGCTTAAATACTATAACAGCTAAAAACAATGCTCCATTTAAGGATTCTCTGTCTGCCGCTAATTATATTCTGATTACAAAAAACTATCAAGCCGGAGATTCCAACTGCACATATTCCAGATTAGTTCAGGATTCTTTTAATTTAATGGGGGAAACTATTGACACTCTGGGAAGCGGTTTGCAATTAATTCGTCTTGTTCCTCCTATATACACGAAACTACCGATTGTATACGGGAATCAATGGACGGCAAATTCTAGTGGGCAATTCAAAGTGATTATGGGCGGTTTCCCCGTAACGATAGCTGTTAATATGAAAACTCATTGCCTCATAGATGGGTATGGTCAGGTTAAAATTCCTTATGGAAATTTTGACTGTTTAAGGCTTCTCGAATATGACACTCTTATTTTTTCAGCTATGGGTATGATGGATACTATGGCGACAATCGCATATAAATTCTGGGCAGAAAATTATGGTATTGTAACAACGATAACAAGCGCAGATGGAGAAACAAATCCTAATTTTACTACAGGTAACCTGCAACGAATGATGAATTCCAACATCGGTATAGAAGAGAAAACTATACCCGAGCAGAGAGTAGTTGGTATTTATCCTAACCCATTTTATAATAACGTAAGTATAAAATACTCTCTTTCAAACTCCGGCAACGTAAACCTGAAAATCTATGATATAACCGGAAATCTTGTACGCACATTAGTTGATAATTCACAATCAGCAGGCAATTATAATATGTTATGGGATGGCAAAAATACCAACGGAACAAAAGTTCCCGCCGGGATTTATTTCTATGAATTAAAGACTCCCACGGATAAAGCAATGAACAAAATAATTCTTCTGAAGTAA
- a CDS encoding ABC transporter ATP-binding protein, whose amino-acid sequence MERAIEVNSLIKSYGKVEAVKGISFDVPTGEIFGLIGPNGAGKTTSLRIISTLLQVTSGSVKIFGYDVSKEASEIRKMISYLPEEAGAYKNLSGKGYLEFIAGFYSDNTMIKKGFEIAQLGDRIKDKVSTYSKGMTRKLLVARALMMSPKLAILDEPTSGLDVINSKGIREIIKDFVKSGTTILLSSHNMLEVEFLCDRIALINNGMIVETGTPQELKTKHNVNNIEEVFLKAIV is encoded by the coding sequence ATGGAACGGGCAATAGAAGTTAATAGTTTAATAAAAAGTTATGGGAAGGTAGAAGCGGTTAAGGGAATTTCTTTTGATGTCCCGACAGGAGAAATATTCGGGTTAATTGGGCCTAACGGAGCGGGCAAAACAACTTCCCTGAGAATCATTTCCACTCTTTTGCAGGTAACTTCAGGGAGTGTAAAAATCTTTGGCTATGACGTTTCTAAAGAGGCATCCGAAATTAGAAAAATGATAAGCTATTTGCCGGAGGAAGCAGGGGCGTATAAAAACCTATCAGGAAAAGGGTATCTGGAATTCATAGCAGGGTTCTATTCCGATAATACAATGATAAAAAAAGGTTTCGAAATAGCGCAATTAGGTGATAGAATAAAAGACAAGGTCAGCACTTACAGCAAGGGAATGACCCGCAAACTCCTCGTGGCAAGGGCTTTAATGATGAGTCCGAAATTAGCCATTCTGGATGAGCCAACGTCCGGGCTGGATGTCATAAATTCCAAAGGCATAAGAGAAATAATAAAAGATTTTGTTAAATCGGGAACGACTATTTTGTTGTCTTCCCATAATATGTTAGAAGTAGAATTTCTATGCGATAGAATTGCATTAATAAATAACGGTATGATAGTAGAAACCGGAACTCCGCAGGAATTAAAAACTAAACATAACGTAAACAATATTGAGGAAGTATTTTTGAAAGCCATAGTATGA
- a CDS encoding ABC transporter permease: MKHFYNIVKKEVTELVTKELVVTLAFMMVFFVFMGKIMKSSEKEAKEIKISILNLDSNPYLQNILSMGNKQGVEITSIEAKDVQSAIKEAKKKNSNILLVIPEGFSARVKKMEKVEVEMYSIMKGLSMQGAISSELVKSIIGTFNNSISTSFIQKEMPDKKPEDILNPIHTKDFVILKEKIIPGNAGMLFPLVMSQSTTIPLIIMVVIMYTGMLVMTSMGTEKENKTLETLLTLPVKREYIIAGKMVGSAVVGFLMTVMYMFGFKYYMSPLTTSPEMAATLKELGLLITPFGYVLLGVSLFLAIMAALSVCIILGVFTQDTKSAQTMSYPIMLVALVPVLLLMFKDIETLPISLRIIVYAIPFSHPMIASKSLIFHDYRTVLFGIAYMIVFVVIAMWIAVRLFNTDKVLTAKFSVKWKKGH, encoded by the coding sequence ATGAAACATTTTTATAACATAGTAAAAAAAGAAGTTACGGAATTAGTAACTAAAGAGTTAGTTGTGACTCTGGCATTTATGATGGTATTTTTTGTATTTATGGGTAAAATAATGAAAAGCTCGGAAAAAGAGGCAAAGGAAATAAAAATAAGTATCCTGAATTTAGACTCCAATCCGTATTTGCAGAATATTTTAAGTATGGGCAATAAACAAGGCGTTGAAATAACTTCCATAGAAGCAAAAGATGTTCAATCCGCTATAAAGGAAGCTAAGAAAAAAAACTCAAACATACTTCTTGTAATACCTGAAGGGTTTTCCGCCAGAGTAAAAAAGATGGAAAAAGTAGAAGTAGAGATGTATTCAATAATGAAAGGGTTAAGTATGCAGGGAGCAATCTCAAGCGAGCTTGTTAAATCAATAATTGGAACTTTTAACAACAGCATATCAACGAGTTTTATCCAGAAAGAAATGCCCGATAAAAAACCTGAAGACATATTAAACCCTATACATACAAAAGACTTTGTTATACTAAAAGAAAAGATTATCCCGGGGAACGCCGGTATGCTTTTTCCTCTGGTAATGTCCCAATCTACGACAATCCCATTAATAATAATGGTGGTCATTATGTATACGGGAATGCTCGTAATGACTTCAATGGGGACGGAAAAAGAGAACAAGACGCTTGAAACTCTTTTGACTTTGCCCGTTAAAAGAGAATATATTATTGCCGGGAAAATGGTTGGCTCTGCCGTTGTAGGGTTTTTAATGACCGTTATGTATATGTTTGGATTTAAATATTATATGTCTCCTCTTACGACTTCCCCTGAAATGGCAGCTACCTTAAAAGAATTAGGCTTGCTCATTACCCCTTTCGGTTATGTGTTGTTGGGCGTTTCATTGTTCCTGGCAATTATGGCGGCGTTATCGGTGTGTATAATTCTGGGCGTGTTTACCCAGGACACCAAAAGCGCCCAGACAATGTCTTATCCTATTATGCTTGTAGCTTTGGTTCCTGTTCTTCTATTAATGTTCAAGGATATAGAAACGCTTCCAATAAGTCTTAGGATTATTGTATATGCCATACCATTTTCTCATCCGATGATAGCCTCGAAGTCTCTTATTTTTCACGATTATCGCACGGTATTGTTTGGCATAGCGTATATGATTGTTTTTGTAGTAATAGCGATGTGGATTGCGGTAAGGTTGTTTAATACGGACAAAGTATTGACCGCAAAATTTTCAGTGAAGTGGAAGAAGGGGCATTGA